Proteins encoded within one genomic window of Raineyella fluvialis:
- a CDS encoding Gfo/Idh/MocA family protein has protein sequence MNSTGRTRVGVGVISLGWMGRVHARAYRGIAEHFSDLEVRPRLVSACDTVPETRMAAVESLGFQRATPDYREVLADPEVDVVSICAPNFLHHEMALAAVEAGKSFWIEKPMGVSAAQSREIALAAQQAGLVSAVGFNYRHTPAIEQARALIRSGRIGRITNVRAWLIADYASSPQGPLTWRYERDRGGSGVISDLMSHGADLVQYLVGRIASVSAVSQTFIPQRPIPTKVGVGHSGWEVSDEKGTVENEDWVALLVRLENGVVGTLEASRVSVGPRAEYIIEVYGTEGSLRWNFEHLNDLEVCLGRDREFQGYTRVMAGPDFPEFHRFQPGAGTSMGFDDMKCVEAAQFLRSYATGRQLAPSAADGWAAAEVDEAAVASAADGRWHDVPRVDGTTTYDL, from the coding sequence GTGAACAGCACCGGCAGGACCCGGGTCGGTGTCGGGGTGATCAGCCTCGGCTGGATGGGACGGGTGCATGCCCGGGCCTACCGCGGCATCGCCGAACACTTCTCCGATCTCGAGGTACGACCCCGCCTGGTGTCCGCCTGCGACACGGTACCGGAGACCAGGATGGCCGCCGTCGAGTCCCTGGGGTTCCAGCGGGCGACCCCCGACTACCGCGAGGTGTTGGCCGATCCGGAGGTCGACGTGGTCTCGATCTGCGCGCCCAACTTCCTGCACCACGAGATGGCGCTCGCCGCCGTGGAGGCGGGCAAGTCGTTCTGGATCGAGAAGCCGATGGGTGTCTCCGCCGCCCAGTCACGCGAGATCGCCCTGGCTGCCCAGCAGGCCGGTCTGGTGAGCGCCGTCGGCTTCAACTACCGCCACACCCCCGCGATCGAGCAGGCCCGTGCGCTGATCCGCTCCGGCCGGATCGGGCGGATCACCAACGTCCGCGCCTGGCTGATCGCAGACTACGCCTCCTCCCCACAGGGCCCGCTGACCTGGCGCTACGAGCGCGACCGCGGCGGATCCGGGGTGATCAGCGATCTGATGAGCCACGGCGCCGACCTCGTCCAGTACCTGGTCGGGCGGATCGCCTCGGTCTCGGCGGTCTCGCAGACCTTCATCCCCCAGCGGCCCATCCCGACCAAGGTGGGCGTCGGGCACAGCGGCTGGGAGGTCTCGGACGAGAAGGGGACGGTGGAGAACGAGGACTGGGTCGCCCTGCTCGTCCGCCTGGAGAACGGCGTGGTCGGCACCCTCGAGGCCTCCCGGGTCAGCGTCGGCCCGCGCGCCGAATACATCATCGAGGTGTACGGCACCGAGGGCTCGCTGCGCTGGAACTTCGAGCACCTCAACGACCTCGAGGTCTGCCTCGGCCGTGACCGGGAGTTCCAGGGCTACACCCGGGTGATGGCGGGCCCGGACTTCCCCGAGTTCCACCGCTTCCAGCCCGGCGCCGGCACCTCGATGGGCTTCGACGACATGAAGTGCGTCGAGGCGGCCCAGTTCCTCCGCTCCTACGCCACCGGCCGGCAACTCGCTCCCTCGGCGGCCGACGGCTGGGCCGCCGCCGAGGTCGACGAGGCCGCCGTCGCCTCCGCCGCCGACGGCCGGTGGCACGATGTGCCCCGCGTCGACGGCACCACCACCTACGACCTCTGA
- a CDS encoding LacI family DNA-binding transcriptional regulator, which produces MATGTRPTQVDVARLAGVSRQTVSLVVLGDPRVSAVRRRAVQEAMEQLGYRPNIAARALATRRTGFVGISLSDLGNPFHADLVEELRRHCEAAGLIPFIAPVGEEPEEESVAVGRFLQMGVDGLILVSPLVPDRELADIGRQVPTILVTRNHGPATVDLVHTDDPEGARQAASQLIDAGYDPVVYVGFERGVNGDSSEARRRGYRAAMAEAGREPVEVHVDLTPKPMLAELVRQYSAGLGLCCHNDRIALEALGVLAEWGLEPGREAGVTGFDNTTIAGYPGVSLTSVDQATGEMARRVVELIGQRLDGRVERAEVVVPARLVVRRSSGQRPAM; this is translated from the coding sequence ATGGCGACGGGAACCCGGCCCACCCAGGTGGATGTCGCGCGCCTTGCCGGCGTGTCACGACAAACGGTGTCACTCGTGGTGCTCGGTGATCCCCGGGTCTCCGCTGTCCGCCGTCGCGCCGTGCAGGAGGCGATGGAGCAGCTCGGCTACCGGCCGAACATCGCGGCCCGAGCGTTGGCGACCAGGCGGACGGGCTTCGTCGGCATCTCGCTGTCCGACCTCGGCAACCCCTTCCACGCCGATCTCGTCGAGGAGCTGCGCCGCCATTGTGAGGCGGCCGGACTGATCCCGTTCATCGCGCCGGTGGGGGAGGAGCCCGAGGAGGAGTCAGTCGCCGTGGGGCGGTTCCTCCAGATGGGCGTCGACGGGCTCATCCTGGTCTCACCGCTGGTGCCCGATCGTGAACTGGCGGACATCGGCCGGCAGGTCCCCACGATCCTGGTCACCCGCAATCATGGCCCCGCAACGGTCGACCTGGTGCACACCGACGACCCTGAGGGCGCCCGGCAGGCGGCGAGCCAGCTGATCGATGCCGGTTACGACCCGGTGGTCTACGTGGGGTTCGAGCGCGGTGTGAACGGTGATTCGTCCGAGGCGCGGCGCCGCGGCTATCGGGCAGCGATGGCGGAGGCGGGCCGTGAGCCCGTCGAGGTGCACGTCGACCTGACCCCGAAGCCGATGCTGGCCGAGCTCGTCCGTCAGTACAGCGCCGGCCTGGGGCTGTGCTGCCACAATGACCGGATCGCCCTCGAGGCCCTCGGGGTGCTGGCGGAGTGGGGACTGGAACCCGGCCGGGAGGCGGGGGTCACCGGCTTCGACAACACGACGATCGCCGGCTACCCCGGGGTCTCCTTGACCAGTGTCGACCAGGCCACAGGCGAGATGGCCCGGCGGGTCGTCGAGCTGATCGGGCAACGACTGGACGGGCGGGTCGAGCGTGCCGAGGTCGTGGTGCCTGCTCGCCTGGTCGTACGGCGGTCCAGCGGGCAGCGCCCGGCCATGTGA
- a CDS encoding LacI family DNA-binding transcriptional regulator, with amino-acid sequence MNDPTQSDVARRAGVSRGLVSLALSGSTRVAPQTRRRIVAAAEELGYTRNLGAASLASARSPIVGVVLPNLRNPFFEAVVEAIQEAARGHALLPLVATASNDDALERSVVGRFQELRAAGAVLVSPFAPAATLSAYAELLPVVTVGSEALSPGVDAVHVDEAAAAELLVDHLLARGYREIIHLSPRGQEADPSVSVRRREQVRAMAAHGLSTRILEAEDDAGEVVRRLLAEDPPDVPWAITAHNDLMAMDAVAALRAAGVAVGRDVGVCGFDDTYLAGRAEFSLTSVDQHPALLGEAALDLLVARQADPTRPGQECVIAPRLSVRSST; translated from the coding sequence GTGAACGACCCCACCCAGAGCGACGTGGCGCGCCGGGCCGGAGTCTCCCGTGGCCTCGTCTCGCTGGCGCTCTCCGGGTCCACCCGGGTGGCCCCCCAGACGCGTCGACGGATCGTCGCGGCCGCCGAGGAGCTGGGTTACACCCGCAACCTCGGGGCCGCGTCGCTGGCGTCCGCCCGCTCGCCGATCGTCGGGGTGGTGTTGCCGAACCTGCGCAACCCCTTCTTCGAGGCCGTCGTCGAGGCGATCCAGGAGGCTGCTCGGGGGCACGCACTGCTGCCGCTGGTCGCCACCGCCTCGAACGACGACGCGCTCGAGCGTTCCGTGGTCGGCCGCTTCCAGGAGCTCCGAGCTGCCGGCGCGGTGCTGGTCTCCCCCTTCGCCCCGGCCGCCACCCTCAGCGCATATGCGGAGCTGCTCCCGGTGGTCACTGTCGGCAGTGAGGCGCTGTCGCCGGGCGTCGATGCCGTCCATGTCGACGAGGCCGCCGCCGCGGAGCTCTTGGTCGACCACCTGCTTGCTCGCGGCTACCGCGAGATCATCCATCTGTCACCGCGTGGTCAGGAGGCCGACCCGTCGGTGTCGGTGCGTCGGCGTGAGCAGGTGCGAGCGATGGCTGCCCATGGGCTGAGCACGCGCATCCTGGAGGCCGAGGATGACGCCGGCGAGGTCGTCCGGCGCCTCCTCGCCGAGGATCCCCCCGACGTGCCCTGGGCGATCACCGCCCACAACGACCTGATGGCCATGGATGCGGTGGCCGCGCTGCGCGCCGCGGGCGTGGCGGTCGGCCGCGACGTCGGTGTCTGTGGCTTCGACGACACCTATCTCGCCGGCCGGGCGGAGTTCTCGCTGACCTCGGTGGACCAGCATCCCGCGCTGCTGGGGGAAGCGGCACTCGACCTGTTGGTGGCCCGCCAGGCCGATCCGACGCGTCCCGGGCAGGAATGCGTCATCGCACCCCGGCTGTCGGTGCGGTCCTCAACGTGA
- a CDS encoding Gfo/Idh/MocA family protein has translation MNTNIGVGVIGLGMRGRLHVQAYQEAAAGLADPEPRPRLVAASDTHLATRLEAVVKLGFRRSTPEYREVLDDPDVDAVSICVPAALLPEVAQAAVEAGKPFWIDGPEESSAPWQEIAVAAGQTGLVTATTGGPATVEQAADFLRSVTGVLAAERSPYVQS, from the coding sequence ATGAACACGAACATCGGTGTGGGTGTGATCGGTCTCGGGATGAGGGGACGTCTGCACGTGCAGGCCTACCAGGAGGCCGCAGCGGGCCTCGCCGACCCGGAACCGCGTCCGCGACTCGTCGCCGCCAGCGACACGCACCTCGCCACCCGCCTGGAGGCGGTCGTCAAACTGGGCTTCCGACGCTCCACGCCCGAGTATCGGGAGGTGCTGGACGACCCGGACGTGGATGCCGTGTCCATCTGCGTCCCCGCGGCGCTGCTCCCGGAGGTGGCCCAGGCTGCCGTGGAGGCCGGCAAGCCGTTCTGGATCGACGGGCCCGAGGAGTCCTCGGCGCCCTGGCAGGAGATCGCCGTCGCCGCCGGGCAGACCGGCCTGGTCACGGCCACCACCGGCGGGCCTGCCACCGTCGAGCAGGCAGCGGACTTCCTGCGCTCGGTCACCGGCGTGCTCGCGGCCGAGCGATCCCCGTACGTCCAATCCTGA
- a CDS encoding Gfo/Idh/MocA family protein: protein MTVRIGLIGAGGMGRAHVERIEQELAGGRIVAVADLNLDGAKAVAEPLGATAYATGAELIADPQVDAVLIATFGKVHAPDVLAAVEAGKYVLCEKPLTTTPEDALRIMEAEEKVGKKLVTVGFMRRFDPGYNEMRATLQGGDLGYATLLHCRHRNPTVPEGYTTRNMIDDTAIHEIDICRYLLGEEIVKVRVDTPRATSHRFEHLQDPLVLVATTESGVLIDDEVNVNIHFGYSIECELVMEQGTVRLGDQNHTITRDAAGERHAVCGSHIDRFHDAFNQEVQQWIRAVERDEHTGSTSWDGYAATCVVDAALASLEDGGREVEVAMIEKPAFYA, encoded by the coding sequence ATGACCGTACGTATCGGACTCATCGGCGCCGGCGGCATGGGCCGCGCCCACGTGGAGCGCATCGAGCAGGAACTGGCCGGCGGGCGCATCGTCGCCGTGGCCGACCTCAACCTCGACGGCGCCAAGGCCGTCGCCGAGCCGCTGGGCGCCACGGCGTACGCGACCGGTGCCGAGCTGATCGCCGACCCGCAGGTCGACGCGGTGCTCATCGCCACCTTCGGCAAGGTGCACGCCCCCGACGTCCTCGCAGCCGTCGAGGCGGGCAAGTACGTCCTGTGCGAGAAGCCGCTGACCACCACCCCCGAGGACGCCCTCCGCATCATGGAGGCCGAGGAGAAGGTCGGCAAGAAGCTGGTCACCGTCGGCTTCATGCGCCGGTTCGACCCCGGCTACAACGAGATGCGCGCCACCCTGCAGGGCGGCGACCTCGGCTATGCCACGCTGCTGCACTGCCGCCACCGCAACCCCACGGTGCCGGAGGGCTACACGACCCGGAACATGATCGACGACACCGCGATCCACGAGATCGACATCTGCCGCTACCTGCTCGGTGAGGAGATCGTCAAGGTCCGCGTCGACACCCCGCGGGCGACCTCGCACCGGTTCGAGCACCTCCAGGACCCGCTGGTGCTGGTGGCCACAACCGAGTCGGGCGTGCTGATCGACGACGAGGTGAACGTCAACATCCACTTCGGCTACTCGATCGAGTGCGAGCTGGTGATGGAGCAGGGCACCGTACGGCTGGGCGACCAGAACCACACCATCACCCGCGATGCCGCCGGGGAGCGCCACGCCGTCTGCGGCAGCCACATCGACCGCTTCCACGACGCCTTCAACCAGGAGGTCCAGCAGTGGATCCGCGCCGTCGAGCGCGACGAGCACACCGGCTCGACGTCCTGGGACGGCTACGCCGCCACCTGCGTCGTCGACGCCGCACTGGCGTCCCTGGAGGACGGCGGCCGCGAGGTCGAGGTCGCGATGATCGAGAAGCCGGCGTTCTACGCCTGA
- a CDS encoding Gfo/Idh/MocA family protein: protein MKTHWRTHVCSPLRRRHRCGNGRPHPRQRLAPGRDHLRPRRPPARPAHRHLRRVRPFAEDAAKSYGYERAETDWRRIAEADDIDVVSIVVANRLHREIAEALTAAAKHVLCEKPLSDTLEDARAMAELEAAVDVVTGIGFGYRRQPGIAQIARMVQEGDLGTLTQFNGTYWCDYGADPAVPIAWRYKGPMGSGALGDVGSHITDLAEFICGPLVSVSGAQMATIITHRPPAMEGISGGRGATTAAEATEVVENDDIALFSLRFASGAVGTISVSRVAFGCPNNLAFDVLGTGGKVRFDMNRAGEIQVDDTAPRAGLRGPRQVLVGTDFPYFQDGSSMAFGGVGVTQIDQFVYQARAFLDQVAGVDEGLAPVPTFAHGYRAIRIQDAIARCASADGATVAIDF, encoded by the coding sequence ATGAAGACCCACTGGAGGACACATGTCTGCTCCCCTCTCCGTCGCCGTCATCGGTGCGGGAATGGCCGGCCGCACCCACGCCAACGCCTGGCGCCAGGCCGGGACCATCTACGCCCCCGACGCCCTCCCGCCCGTCCGGCTCACCGCCATCTGCGACGCGTACGCCCCTTCGCCGAGGACGCCGCGAAGAGCTATGGCTACGAGCGGGCCGAGACCGACTGGCGCCGGATCGCCGAGGCCGACGACATCGACGTCGTGTCGATCGTCGTCGCCAACCGGCTCCACCGGGAGATCGCGGAGGCCCTGACGGCCGCCGCCAAGCACGTGCTCTGCGAGAAGCCGCTCTCCGACACCCTGGAGGACGCCAGGGCGATGGCCGAGCTCGAGGCCGCCGTCGATGTCGTGACCGGCATCGGCTTCGGCTACCGCCGCCAGCCAGGCATCGCCCAGATCGCCCGGATGGTCCAGGAGGGTGATCTCGGCACGCTCACCCAGTTCAACGGCACCTACTGGTGCGACTACGGCGCGGATCCCGCCGTCCCGATCGCCTGGCGCTACAAGGGCCCGATGGGTTCCGGCGCGCTGGGCGACGTCGGCTCACACATCACGGACCTGGCCGAGTTCATCTGCGGCCCGCTGGTGTCGGTGTCCGGAGCCCAGATGGCGACCATCATCACGCATCGACCCCCGGCCATGGAGGGGATCTCGGGCGGCCGTGGGGCCACCACGGCCGCCGAGGCCACCGAGGTGGTCGAGAACGACGACATCGCCCTGTTCAGTCTGCGTTTCGCCAGCGGCGCCGTCGGGACGATCTCGGTCTCCCGGGTCGCCTTCGGCTGCCCCAACAACCTCGCCTTCGACGTGCTCGGCACCGGCGGGAAGGTCCGCTTCGACATGAACCGTGCCGGTGAGATCCAGGTCGACGACACGGCCCCGCGGGCCGGTCTGCGCGGTCCTCGACAGGTCCTGGTGGGCACCGACTTCCCCTACTTCCAGGACGGCTCGTCGATGGCCTTCGGCGGCGTCGGCGTCACCCAGATCGACCAGTTCGTCTACCAGGCGCGTGCCTTCCTCGACCAGGTCGCGGGCGTCGACGAGGGGCTGGCCCCCGTCCCGACCTTCGCGCACGGCTACCGCGCGATCCGCATCCAGGACGCCATCGCCCGCTGTGCCTCCGCGGACGGCGCGACCGTCGCCATCGACTTCTGA
- a CDS encoding sugar phosphate isomerase/epimerase family protein, whose amino-acid sequence MSLNLAAYTACLQDRALPEALDVIKGTGLTGAEVNVGGFIPSPHCPVDTLLVSQSARDDYLGIFADKGLRLAGLNSSGNALSPLPDQGPRHAYDLRRAIELAPLLGVKEIVCMSGVPGSDPGAAYPSWVVNPWDGVYLEVLEYQKSVADPFWKEMDKRAADAGVTLAWELHPHNLVFTPVGFLEFVERTGTSNIAVNMDPSHLMWQGMDIVASIKLLGDHIAHVHAKDTRIEPGVAARGVLDPNFGPVPEEPAKRTNTGSDHYCSQWPADPAWRFVAVGQGHDTAWWTEFLRAVAEIDPDMNVSIEHEDGAFSREEGLQRSARTLLDAAAAI is encoded by the coding sequence ATGTCGCTCAATCTCGCCGCCTACACCGCCTGCCTCCAGGACCGCGCCCTGCCCGAAGCCCTCGATGTGATCAAAGGGACCGGCCTGACCGGTGCCGAGGTCAACGTCGGCGGCTTCATCCCCTCACCCCACTGCCCGGTCGACACCCTGCTCGTCTCGCAGTCGGCGCGGGACGACTACCTGGGCATCTTCGCCGACAAGGGTCTTCGCCTGGCCGGACTGAACAGCTCGGGCAATGCGCTGTCCCCGCTGCCCGACCAGGGCCCCCGGCATGCGTACGACCTGCGTCGCGCCATCGAACTCGCCCCGCTGCTGGGGGTGAAGGAGATCGTCTGCATGTCCGGGGTTCCGGGCTCCGACCCCGGGGCAGCCTATCCGTCCTGGGTCGTGAATCCCTGGGACGGCGTCTACCTCGAGGTGCTCGAGTACCAGAAGAGCGTCGCCGACCCCTTCTGGAAGGAGATGGACAAGCGGGCCGCCGACGCCGGGGTCACGCTGGCCTGGGAGCTGCACCCGCACAACCTCGTCTTCACCCCGGTCGGCTTCTTGGAGTTCGTCGAGCGCACCGGGACCAGCAACATCGCGGTCAACATGGACCCCTCGCACCTGATGTGGCAGGGGATGGACATCGTTGCGTCGATCAAGCTGCTGGGGGACCACATCGCCCACGTGCACGCCAAGGACACCCGGATCGAGCCCGGGGTCGCGGCTCGTGGCGTCCTCGACCCGAACTTCGGCCCGGTGCCGGAGGAGCCGGCCAAGCGGACGAACACCGGTTCCGACCACTACTGCTCGCAGTGGCCCGCTGACCCGGCCTGGCGCTTCGTGGCCGTCGGGCAGGGCCACGACACCGCGTGGTGGACGGAGTTCCTGCGAGCCGTGGCCGAGATCGACCCGGACATGAACGTCTCGATCGAGCATGAGGACGGGGCCTTCTCCCGCGAGGAGGGCCTGCAGCGGAGCGCCCGCACCCTGCTCGACGCCGCGGCGGCCATCTGA
- a CDS encoding MFS transporter codes for MSLDVTRDELRGLTERTPASGKHRSIGAIAAVATLGSLLFGYDTGVISGALPYMYMPNAAHGLHLGALEEGLIGGTLLIGAALGALLGGRLSDRYGRRHNILMLAVVFLVGALGTAFAPTLWVMYPFRFILGFAVGGASATVPVYLSETAPKRIRGTIVAIDQLMIVVGQLLAFSFNAVINQVYGGPQLTVAADPSGLLRTGTQSWDNVAGLQSALGGPLDPTAWTAHVNHLTIAGGNGNAWRLMLVLCSIPAVALWLGMRAMPESSRWYMVQRRYYDAIGALKRVRDHRDGDVVDELNEMVEKERREESLPKGTFRDIWQTPWIRRLFLVGILLAVCNQTTGVNTVMYYAPKVLEYAGLGTSAAITAQVANGVMSVLGSALGLWLVFKFRRRQILITCIVLVAVSMFAIAGLFTGLIQPYMAAGTKPPVYAPMLVLAAMGFFMLVVQSSNGPVVWTMLGEMFPARVRGIANGAAVFCLWVVNAIITFTFPAMMSHLGGGLTYSLYGVVNVIVAIALWRFMPETSGRSLEELEEHLEELYTKPGDTVPELV; via the coding sequence ATCAGCCTCGACGTCACCCGCGACGAACTCCGCGGGCTCACCGAGCGGACACCCGCGTCCGGCAAGCATCGCTCGATCGGCGCCATCGCTGCCGTGGCCACCCTCGGGTCGCTGCTCTTCGGCTACGACACCGGCGTGATCTCCGGTGCCCTGCCGTACATGTACATGCCCAACGCCGCCCACGGCCTGCACCTGGGGGCCCTGGAGGAGGGCCTGATCGGCGGCACGCTGCTGATCGGTGCGGCGCTGGGTGCCCTCCTTGGCGGCCGGCTGTCCGACCGCTATGGGCGTCGCCACAACATCCTGATGCTCGCCGTGGTCTTCCTCGTCGGCGCACTCGGCACGGCGTTCGCCCCGACCCTCTGGGTGATGTACCCCTTCCGCTTCATCCTCGGCTTCGCGGTCGGCGGCGCCTCGGCCACCGTCCCGGTCTACCTGTCGGAGACCGCCCCCAAGCGGATCCGTGGCACCATCGTCGCCATCGACCAGTTGATGATCGTCGTCGGTCAGTTGCTCGCGTTCAGCTTCAACGCCGTCATCAACCAGGTCTACGGCGGTCCGCAGCTCACCGTCGCCGCCGATCCCAGTGGCCTGCTGAGGACCGGCACCCAGTCCTGGGACAACGTCGCCGGTCTGCAGAGCGCCCTCGGTGGGCCCCTCGACCCGACCGCGTGGACGGCCCACGTCAACCACCTGACCATCGCCGGCGGCAACGGCAACGCCTGGCGCCTCATGCTCGTCCTCTGCAGCATCCCGGCCGTGGCCCTGTGGCTCGGCATGCGGGCCATGCCGGAGTCCTCCCGCTGGTACATGGTGCAGCGGCGCTACTACGACGCGATCGGCGCCCTCAAGCGGGTGCGGGACCACCGTGACGGTGACGTCGTCGACGAGCTCAACGAGATGGTCGAGAAGGAGCGCCGCGAGGAGTCCCTGCCCAAGGGCACCTTCCGCGACATCTGGCAGACCCCGTGGATCCGTCGCCTCTTCCTGGTCGGCATCCTGCTGGCCGTCTGCAACCAGACCACCGGCGTCAACACCGTGATGTACTACGCGCCCAAGGTCCTTGAGTACGCCGGCCTCGGCACCTCCGCGGCGATCACCGCTCAGGTCGCGAACGGCGTGATGTCGGTGCTCGGCTCCGCGCTCGGCCTGTGGCTCGTCTTCAAGTTCCGCCGGCGCCAGATCCTGATCACCTGCATCGTCCTCGTCGCCGTCAGCATGTTCGCCATCGCCGGTCTGTTCACCGGGCTGATCCAGCCCTACATGGCCGCCGGCACCAAGCCGCCGGTGTACGCCCCGATGCTGGTCCTGGCGGCGATGGGCTTCTTCATGCTGGTCGTCCAGTCGTCCAACGGGCCGGTCGTCTGGACCATGCTCGGGGAAATGTTCCCCGCCCGGGTCCGTGGCATCGCGAACGGTGCCGCCGTGTTCTGCCTGTGGGTCGTCAATGCCATCATCACCTTCACCTTCCCGGCGATGATGAGCCATCTCGGTGGCGGTCTCACCTACTCCTTGTACGGCGTCGTGAACGTCATCGTGGCCATCGCCCTGTGGCGGTTCATGCCCGAGACCTCCGGCCGGTCCCTGGAGGAGCTCGAGGAACACCTCGAGGAGCTCTACACCAAGCCGGGTGACACGGTTCCCGAGCTGGTCTGA
- a CDS encoding sugar phosphate isomerase/epimerase family protein, translating to MVDIALDPNMYYRTMSTADTLRKAAELGFDYVELSPNAEFHFWHRYPKADDDFVADLRKASQETGVKVRTLNPVFDWSSVDERERTAQVRNWRRLLVLADQLDVREITSEFSGNPNTPRECEQQWYRSIEELTPDFERYGIRLNMEAHPYDFVELHDDAYGVVRGTNLDWIGYEFCCPHAFHLSDGEGDVERMIRSSAKKLREVHVADAFNHRANDGNRYIINPPGVDARVHQHNEMGLGEVPFDRVFATLKEVGFDGVLSVCVFGWHERADDINRRMLASLREEFAA from the coding sequence ATGGTCGACATCGCACTCGACCCGAACATGTACTACCGGACGATGTCCACCGCCGACACCCTGCGCAAGGCCGCCGAGCTCGGGTTCGACTACGTCGAGCTCTCGCCCAACGCCGAGTTCCACTTCTGGCACCGCTACCCCAAGGCCGACGACGACTTCGTCGCCGACCTGCGCAAGGCCTCCCAGGAGACGGGCGTGAAGGTGCGGACGCTCAACCCGGTCTTCGACTGGTCCAGCGTCGACGAGCGGGAGCGTACGGCCCAGGTCCGCAACTGGCGCCGGCTGCTGGTGCTGGCGGATCAGTTGGACGTTCGTGAGATCACCTCCGAGTTCTCGGGCAACCCGAACACCCCCCGCGAGTGCGAGCAGCAGTGGTACCGCTCCATCGAGGAGCTCACCCCCGACTTCGAGCGGTACGGCATCCGGCTCAACATGGAGGCCCACCCGTACGACTTCGTCGAACTCCATGACGACGCGTACGGGGTGGTCCGCGGGACCAACCTGGACTGGATCGGCTACGAGTTCTGCTGCCCGCACGCCTTCCACCTCTCCGACGGGGAGGGTGACGTGGAGCGGATGATCCGCTCGAGTGCCAAGAAGCTGCGCGAGGTGCACGTGGCCGACGCGTTCAACCATCGAGCCAACGACGGCAACCGCTACATCATCAACCCACCGGGTGTCGACGCGCGGGTCCACCAGCACAACGAGATGGGCCTGGGCGAGGTGCCCTTCGACCGCGTGTTCGCCACGCTGAAGGAGGTCGGCTTCGACGGCGTACTGTCGGTGTGCGTCTTCGGCTGGCACGAGCGGGCCGACGACATCAACCGTCGGATGCTCGCCAGCCTGCGCGAGGAATTCGCCGCCTGA
- a CDS encoding sugar phosphate isomerase/epimerase family protein, producing MTSTTTATSRARNTDNPRYSKLAIGVCPDQWGVWFPRDERQMDPRRAMQEMAEAGFEIIETGPFGYFPDDPKELARWTSEFGLKVVAGTGWGILHKAEAWAETEKTFRAIAETHAAVGAEYIVHLPPLYRDDKTWEWTDDRVLSPSAWNLYVENANKLGKLLLDDYGLKMVLHPHGDSHIETPDEIARIFEATDPTYVNLCLDSGHIVYGGGDPVELVKKFPERITYVHIKAFDEDITREAHEKDWPFGEAVTKGASVCPPAGLPEMHAFVDALAELDKDIYCICEQDCYPCEPGFPKQNAVNMRNYLAECGLGLK from the coding sequence ATGACCTCCACGACGACGGCGACCTCTCGGGCGCGCAACACTGACAACCCCCGCTACTCCAAGCTGGCGATCGGGGTCTGCCCCGATCAGTGGGGTGTCTGGTTCCCCCGGGACGAGCGGCAGATGGATCCCCGCCGCGCCATGCAGGAGATGGCGGAGGCAGGTTTCGAGATCATCGAGACCGGCCCGTTCGGCTACTTCCCCGACGACCCCAAGGAGCTTGCCCGCTGGACCAGCGAGTTCGGCCTCAAGGTCGTCGCCGGTACCGGCTGGGGCATCCTGCACAAGGCCGAGGCCTGGGCCGAGACCGAGAAGACCTTCCGCGCCATCGCCGAGACCCACGCCGCCGTCGGTGCCGAGTACATCGTCCACCTCCCCCCGCTCTACCGCGACGACAAGACCTGGGAGTGGACCGACGACCGCGTCCTGTCCCCCAGCGCCTGGAACCTCTACGTCGAGAACGCCAACAAGCTCGGCAAGCTGCTCCTCGACGACTACGGCCTGAAGATGGTGCTGCACCCCCACGGCGACTCCCACATCGAGACCCCCGACGAGATCGCGCGCATCTTCGAGGCGACCGACCCGACGTACGTCAACCTGTGCCTCGACTCGGGTCACATCGTCTACGGCGGCGGCGACCCGGTCGAGCTGGTCAAGAAGTTCCCCGAGCGGATCACCTACGTACACATCAAGGCCTTCGACGAGGACATCACCCGCGAGGCCCACGAGAAGGACTGGCCGTTCGGCGAGGCCGTCACCAAGGGCGCCTCGGTCTGCCCGCCCGCCGGTCTGCCGGAGATGCACGCCTTCGTCGACGCCCTGGCCGAGCTGGACAAGGACATCTACTGCATCTGTGAGCAGGACTGCTACCCCTGCGAGCCGGGCTTCCCGAAGCAGAACGCCGTCAACATGCGCAACTACCTGGCCGAGTGCGGCCTGGGCCTGAAGTGA